In a genomic window of Mageeibacillus indolicus UPII9-5:
- the mnmG gene encoding tRNA uridine-5-carboxymethylaminomethyl(34) synthesis enzyme MnmG, producing MNLKEALGLSNTYLSDTIDVAVIGAGHAGCEAAVAAAKLGCRTVLFSLTLDAVANLPCNPSIGGTAKGQLVREIDALGGVMGKIADKCAIQYRMLNSSKGPAVQSPRAQIDRRLYQETMKSYLETVPNLHLFQAEVVNILIETENEIESDLKLGKVSGVVTRNGAIFTCKKVIIATGTYLAGKVFIGEHNYASGPDNSQPAAELAINLRNLGLPLRRFKTGTPVRVNKYSVDFKQMESQTPDKDLWRFSFDYENSPQKDLLPQQNCWLTWTTGDTAEIIRENLYRSPLYSGQIEGIGPRYCPSIEDKIVRFPDKLRHQIFIEPMGQTTAEMYLQGLSSSLPEDVQLKIVHSLPGLAEAVIQRSAYAIEYDCLPPTCLKNDLQTRLIAGLYGAGQFNGTSGYEEAAAQGLVAGINAARACHLQQPLVLSRDQAYIGVLIDDLVTKGTNEPYRMMTSRAEYRLLLRQDNADERLIELGYNLGLNSQERLDRYMNKAAAIAKEIKRLNEVKVTGTAAINDYLAEQGVPALQGGTTLAQLLLRPNMSYEKLAPIDQTRPELPQVIKDGAEIRIKYQGYIALEEKRIEKFRKMERKLLPPEIDYNDIGGLRIEAKQKLSQFRPMSIGQAARISGVSPADISVLLVYLELKRRENHGQITGEEK from the coding sequence ATGAATCTGAAAGAAGCGCTTGGTTTATCAAATACATATTTAAGTGATACTATAGATGTTGCTGTAATTGGGGCGGGACATGCCGGTTGCGAAGCGGCAGTGGCAGCGGCCAAACTTGGTTGCCGTACGGTGTTGTTCAGCTTAACTCTTGACGCGGTCGCCAATTTACCGTGTAATCCAAGTATCGGAGGTACTGCTAAAGGCCAATTGGTACGTGAGATAGATGCTTTGGGTGGAGTTATGGGAAAAATCGCCGATAAATGTGCGATTCAATACCGGATGCTCAACAGCAGTAAAGGCCCGGCCGTGCAGTCGCCGCGTGCACAAATTGACCGCCGGCTTTACCAGGAAACGATGAAAAGCTATTTGGAGACTGTTCCGAATCTTCATTTGTTTCAAGCAGAAGTCGTCAACATTCTTATTGAAACCGAAAATGAAATTGAATCAGACCTCAAACTCGGAAAAGTTAGCGGTGTCGTTACCAGGAACGGAGCGATATTTACATGTAAAAAAGTCATCATAGCCACCGGAACATATTTAGCTGGGAAGGTTTTTATCGGCGAACACAATTACGCTTCGGGGCCGGACAATTCCCAGCCAGCCGCTGAACTGGCAATAAATTTGCGCAACCTCGGCCTTCCGCTACGCCGCTTCAAAACCGGTACGCCGGTACGGGTGAATAAATATTCAGTTGATTTCAAACAAATGGAATCACAAACGCCGGATAAAGACCTGTGGCGATTTTCCTTCGACTATGAGAACTCACCCCAAAAAGACCTTTTGCCACAACAGAATTGCTGGTTGACTTGGACAACCGGCGACACGGCTGAAATAATCCGAGAGAATTTGTATCGTTCACCGCTGTATTCAGGTCAGATCGAGGGAATAGGACCGCGTTACTGTCCGTCAATTGAGGATAAAATAGTCCGATTCCCGGATAAACTACGTCACCAAATTTTTATTGAACCCATGGGACAAACGACGGCCGAGATGTATCTACAAGGCCTGTCAAGCAGCCTCCCCGAAGATGTTCAGCTGAAAATAGTTCACAGCTTGCCCGGCTTGGCCGAGGCCGTTATTCAACGCTCAGCCTATGCTATCGAATATGACTGCTTACCGCCGACTTGTTTAAAAAACGATCTACAAACTCGCCTGATTGCTGGTTTATACGGGGCCGGACAATTCAATGGAACATCAGGTTACGAAGAGGCCGCTGCCCAAGGTCTGGTCGCCGGCATTAATGCTGCCCGTGCCTGCCATCTGCAACAACCGCTAGTTCTTTCGCGCGACCAAGCTTATATAGGAGTTCTAATTGATGACCTGGTTACCAAAGGAACAAACGAACCCTATCGAATGATGACTTCACGAGCAGAGTACCGCTTGCTTTTGCGCCAAGACAACGCCGATGAGCGACTGATAGAATTAGGCTATAATTTAGGACTAAATTCCCAAGAACGACTGGACCGGTATATGAATAAAGCGGCGGCGATAGCTAAAGAGATAAAACGCTTAAACGAAGTCAAAGTCACCGGGACAGCCGCGATAAATGACTATTTGGCAGAGCAGGGAGTACCGGCTTTGCAAGGCGGCACAACTTTGGCTCAACTGTTGCTTCGCCCGAACATGAGCTACGAAAAGCTTGCCCCTATTGATCAAACTCGCCCGGAACTGCCACAAGTCATTAAAGACGGAGCGGAAATCAGAATTAAATATCAAGGATACATCGCTTTAGAAGAAAAAAGAATAGAAAAATTCAGGAAAATGGAACGAAAGCTTTTACCCCCTGAAATCGACTACAATGATATAGGCGGCTTACGTATCGAAGCCAAACAAAAACTTTCCCAATTCAGGCCGATGTCGATCGGACAGGCAGCCCGTATTTCCGGCGTGTCACCCGCAGATATATCCGTTCTTTTAGTGTATCTCGAGCTAAAACGACGCGAAAATCATGGACAAATAACCGGAGAAGAAAAATGA
- the rsmG gene encoding 16S rRNA (guanine(527)-N(7))-methyltransferase RsmG, translating to MKPPLTPIEIETFADNLSANLDRLAEADNDMATLLNPEAKDKLKKYGIELIKTNRMMNLTALTEPIDVAVKHFADSLTLLPLLKNEFSKFASAHAADQYRWIDVGTGAGFPGLPVQALASIGELSLLDSLKKRLAFLNDLAGILSVDNVRYIHARAEDAGRDKKYREHYSLAVARAVAPLPILCELCLPLVKQGGCFVAMKGPAAEVEMTEIKTEIRELGAETEAIRKFELPLTHDERCLIIFRKKQPTPAKFPRHTAKIYSK from the coding sequence ATGAAACCACCTCTTACTCCAATTGAAATCGAAACTTTTGCCGACAATCTGAGTGCTAATCTCGACAGACTGGCCGAAGCTGACAATGACATGGCAACTTTACTCAACCCCGAAGCCAAAGATAAACTGAAAAAATATGGGATTGAGCTGATCAAAACTAATCGTATGATGAATTTAACTGCACTTACAGAACCAATCGATGTAGCAGTAAAGCATTTTGCCGACAGCCTTACTTTGTTGCCGTTATTGAAAAACGAGTTCAGCAAATTCGCTTCTGCCCATGCGGCAGATCAGTACAGATGGATAGATGTCGGAACTGGCGCAGGCTTCCCCGGTTTGCCGGTCCAGGCCTTAGCCTCTATAGGAGAACTGAGCTTGTTGGACTCCTTAAAAAAACGACTGGCCTTCCTTAATGATTTGGCCGGAATACTTAGCGTTGATAATGTTAGATACATCCATGCCAGAGCAGAAGATGCAGGTCGAGACAAAAAATATAGAGAACACTATAGTCTAGCAGTAGCCAGAGCAGTGGCCCCACTGCCGATCCTGTGCGAGCTTTGCCTTCCGCTGGTTAAACAAGGCGGCTGCTTTGTCGCCATGAAAGGACCGGCTGCCGAAGTAGAAATGACAGAAATAAAGACTGAAATTCGCGAACTTGGTGCTGAAACGGAAGCGATCCGCAAGTTTGAATTGCCACTTACCCACGATGAACGTTGTCTGATTATATTCCGCAAAAAACAGCCTACGCCGGCGAAGTTTCCTCGCCACACAGCAAAAATTTATTCGAAATAA
- the gyrA gene encoding DNA gyrase subunit A produces the protein MATTKDNNNSQHNNVDAVFRDNINNIVPVDLEQEMRKSFIDYAMSVISDRALPDIRDGLKPVHRRILFSMFSQGFTPDKPYRKCATTVGNVLGHFHPHGDAAVYDSMVRLAQDFSMRHTMVDGHGNFGSRDGDPPAAYRYTEARLTKIAVEMMRDINKNTVDFKPNFDEQEMEPIVLPSRFPNLLVNGSTGIAVGMATDIPPHNLGETIDAVVMRINNPDCDLEDIMEILPGPDFPTGGTILGLSGIRETYRTGKGRITVRSAASIEDMPNNRHKIVVHDLPYMVNKARLIEKMADLVKEKRIDGISMIRDESDRNEEIRIVIELKRDANPQVVLNRLYKMTQLQDNFNANMLALVPDAQGRYEPKVVTLLDCLDHYIAHQKSVVLRRTKFDLDKALARQHIVQGLLKAIDNIDEVIRIIRSSSNEETAKQALCERFDFSIRQAQHIVDMRLGRLTALERERLQKELDELIVKIEYFNRIINESSLLNQVICDELTDLKTRYANKRRTVIEPYSLDEFEDEELVKEEEVVITLTHFGYVKRQPVDTYQQQHRGGRGISGLQTREDDFVETLVTTSTHDHLLFFTNTGRVFRLKGYQIPEAGRQAKGQAIVNLLQLVEGEKVRTVITVHEFNREDYLLMATARGMIKKTSLYEYANIQKNGLIAINLRPDDEVIGVKVSRLHEEVILATAGGYSLRFDTNDIRNTGRNTFGVSGIKLRHSDKVIGMAAVDEERHLLVISKNGYGKRSEFNEYRIQNRGGKGLITYKPTEQTGDLAGIASINDEDDIIIINDAGIVIRVATKEIPILSRVTKGVRLMRTAGQIVDLAVVQHDDEQPNEKPDVIPDTVDLGLSDGQVAEGTTSVPETDDD, from the coding sequence ATGGCCACCACAAAAGACAATAACAACTCTCAGCACAACAATGTTGATGCTGTATTCCGTGACAATATTAATAATATAGTTCCGGTTGATCTGGAACAGGAAATGCGCAAATCATTTATTGACTATGCTATGAGCGTAATTTCTGATAGAGCGTTACCGGACATCCGTGATGGACTTAAGCCAGTTCATCGCCGTATATTATTTTCGATGTTTTCGCAAGGATTTACGCCTGACAAACCTTATCGTAAATGTGCCACGACCGTCGGGAATGTTCTAGGACATTTCCACCCCCACGGCGATGCAGCTGTATATGACTCTATGGTTAGGCTGGCACAGGATTTTTCCATGCGTCATACCATGGTTGACGGCCATGGCAACTTCGGATCACGCGACGGCGATCCTCCGGCGGCCTACCGGTATACGGAAGCGCGCTTAACTAAAATAGCCGTTGAAATGATGCGCGACATAAATAAAAATACGGTTGATTTCAAGCCAAACTTTGATGAGCAAGAAATGGAGCCAATCGTTTTACCGTCTAGATTCCCGAACCTGCTTGTCAATGGGTCAACCGGCATCGCTGTAGGTATGGCAACCGATATTCCGCCCCACAACCTGGGAGAGACAATAGACGCCGTTGTTATGCGGATTAATAATCCTGATTGCGATCTCGAAGATATAATGGAGATTCTTCCCGGCCCCGATTTCCCGACCGGCGGAACCATACTTGGCCTCAGCGGCATTCGCGAAACCTATCGCACCGGCAAAGGGCGAATCACCGTTCGTTCAGCGGCATCAATTGAAGACATGCCCAATAATCGCCACAAAATTGTCGTGCACGATTTGCCCTACATGGTCAATAAAGCTAGACTGATCGAAAAGATGGCCGATTTAGTCAAAGAAAAGAGGATTGACGGTATCTCCATGATCCGAGATGAATCGGATCGAAACGAAGAAATTCGTATTGTTATTGAGCTTAAACGTGATGCCAACCCTCAGGTCGTTCTCAACCGGCTATACAAAATGACTCAACTACAAGACAACTTCAATGCAAATATGTTGGCACTTGTACCGGACGCTCAAGGCCGCTATGAACCGAAAGTTGTTACATTGCTTGATTGCCTCGACCACTATATTGCCCATCAAAAATCTGTTGTACTTCGTAGGACCAAGTTCGATCTCGACAAAGCATTGGCTAGACAGCACATTGTTCAAGGCTTGCTCAAGGCCATCGACAATATCGACGAAGTGATTCGGATCATTAGAAGTTCTTCCAACGAAGAAACTGCCAAACAAGCTTTGTGCGAACGCTTTGATTTTAGTATACGTCAGGCTCAGCATATCGTGGATATGCGACTCGGTCGACTTACCGCTTTGGAACGTGAACGCCTTCAAAAAGAATTGGATGAATTAATAGTTAAGATTGAATATTTCAATCGCATAATTAATGAAAGCAGCCTGTTAAATCAAGTCATTTGTGATGAATTGACCGATTTAAAAACACGTTACGCTAATAAACGCAGAACAGTTATTGAACCGTATTCACTTGATGAATTCGAGGACGAAGAACTGGTCAAAGAAGAAGAGGTCGTTATTACTTTAACCCATTTTGGTTATGTTAAACGCCAGCCGGTTGATACCTATCAGCAACAACACCGCGGTGGACGGGGCATCTCCGGCTTACAAACACGCGAAGATGATTTCGTCGAAACTCTGGTGACTACTTCCACCCACGACCACCTCCTGTTCTTTACTAATACCGGCCGTGTTTTTCGCCTTAAAGGTTATCAGATCCCCGAAGCTGGTCGACAGGCCAAGGGACAGGCTATTGTCAACTTGTTGCAACTTGTAGAAGGAGAAAAAGTCAGAACGGTGATTACGGTACACGAATTCAACCGCGAAGACTACCTACTAATGGCCACCGCAAGAGGAATGATTAAGAAAACATCCTTGTATGAGTACGCAAATATTCAGAAAAACGGGTTGATTGCGATTAACCTTCGCCCCGACGATGAAGTCATAGGTGTAAAAGTAAGCCGGTTGCATGAGGAAGTTATTCTGGCGACAGCTGGCGGATATTCGCTTCGCTTTGACACTAATGATATTCGCAATACCGGCAGAAATACTTTCGGCGTCAGCGGTATAAAGTTGCGTCATTCTGATAAGGTAATTGGAATGGCGGCAGTTGATGAAGAACGACACTTGCTGGTAATCAGCAAAAACGGCTATGGCAAAAGAAGTGAATTCAATGAATACCGTATTCAAAATCGTGGCGGCAAAGGCCTTATTACCTACAAACCTACCGAACAAACTGGAGATTTGGCCGGCATCGCCTCGATTAATGATGAAGATGACATCATAATAATAAATGACGCAGGCATAGTAATACGGGTGGCAACCAAAGAAATTCCTATTTTGAGCCGAGTAACCAAGGGAGTCAGGCTGATGCGTACAGCCGGGCAGATAGTCGATCTGGCTGTAGTTCAACATGACGACGAACAGCCTAATGAAAAGCCGGATGTGATTCCCGACACAGTGGATCTAGGGCTGTCAGATGGTCAGGTCGCTGAAGGAACTACTTCTGTACCCGAGACGGATGACGACTGA
- a CDS encoding C39 family peptidase yields MNNFNLKRSSQHSSAVFNQKILHPSRKHAAQVKKPKHITALTFLVTFCSLLILASFFLPKFWNTLYSLLHRSAFYICDDNNFAQDGGKNSTFFHSGSQIGAPFKGEVKLTQDQLNRMVDLNLNPSDENVQINLSIMAENDTRVNELVQNQSQLPAGMLRLAAKNEAFGFVYQYIKLQNADLDEIESASCRPGPSQLGKHDLPDGHRLSIPYYLQWDNRWGYKSYAGSVIGTYGCGITCMAGVLSYLSGDPNIMPDDLAVLSHSLRTDNSGTDISFITSAAVNYGCLASGIPIDSGKWRESINRGNPIILNVGPGNFTSTGHYITIIGYTDQENFIIYDPASPLNTSRLWSISTLKKQNALACWEISKAN; encoded by the coding sequence ATGAATAATTTCAATTTAAAACGTTCTTCCCAACACAGCTCAGCGGTTTTCAATCAGAAAATTCTTCATCCAAGTCGCAAACATGCCGCCCAAGTAAAAAAGCCCAAGCATATCACGGCATTAACGTTTTTGGTTACATTTTGTTCGCTACTAATTCTGGCCAGTTTTTTTCTACCTAAATTTTGGAACACTCTGTACAGCCTATTGCACCGTTCTGCTTTTTACATCTGTGACGATAATAATTTTGCTCAAGATGGAGGAAAAAATTCTACATTTTTTCACTCCGGCTCACAAATTGGCGCACCGTTTAAAGGTGAAGTAAAATTAACACAAGATCAGCTGAATCGAATGGTAGATCTCAACCTTAATCCCAGCGATGAAAATGTGCAAATAAATTTATCTATTATGGCTGAAAATGATACCAGGGTTAATGAGCTAGTTCAAAATCAATCGCAATTGCCGGCAGGCATGTTGCGATTGGCAGCAAAAAATGAGGCTTTCGGTTTTGTATATCAATATATTAAATTACAGAATGCCGACCTCGATGAGATAGAATCAGCAAGCTGCCGTCCCGGTCCGAGTCAACTTGGGAAACATGATCTGCCGGATGGGCATCGTCTTAGCATTCCTTACTACTTACAATGGGACAATCGCTGGGGCTATAAAAGCTACGCAGGCAGCGTTATCGGAACCTATGGCTGCGGGATAACCTGCATGGCCGGTGTTTTAAGTTATCTTAGCGGTGATCCGAACATTATGCCTGATGATTTGGCTGTCCTGTCACATTCATTGCGTACCGACAATTCCGGCACAGATATAAGTTTTATTACATCGGCTGCAGTTAATTATGGGTGCCTAGCCAGCGGGATACCTATCGACAGCGGAAAATGGCGAGAATCAATTAACCGCGGTAATCCGATCATATTAAATGTCGGCCCAGGTAATTTTACCTCTACAGGTCACTACATAACTATCATAGGCTATACAGATCAAGAAAATTTTATAATTTACGATCCGGCTAGCCCATTAAACACCTCTCGGCTTTGGTCAATAAGTACTTTGAAAAAGCAGAATGCTTTGGCCTGCTGGGAAATCAGTAAGGCAAACTAA
- a CDS encoding response regulator, with protein MDQKILVVDDEINVVDLLKDNLEREGYHVITAFDGVTAYNSALSDKPDLILLDCMLPRMNGVDVCKKIRQSSSVPIIMITAKSEEVDKVIGLELGADDYITKPFSVREVLARVKATLRRMGFVDQEQAIISSTIEFGEFIIDLRSFELRRNGCVINLTLREFELISFLAQHPGEVFTREQLLERVWGYEYYGDVRTVDVTVRRTREKIEGDTQNNYKYILTRRGVGYYFENPGATE; from the coding sequence ATGGATCAGAAGATTCTCGTTGTTGATGACGAGATAAATGTCGTTGATTTGCTTAAGGACAATCTTGAGCGTGAGGGATATCATGTTATAACTGCTTTTGACGGGGTTACTGCATACAATTCTGCTTTGTCTGATAAACCTGATTTGATCCTGCTTGACTGCATGCTTCCGCGTATGAACGGAGTTGATGTATGCAAAAAGATTAGGCAATCTTCCAGTGTACCGATTATCATGATAACTGCTAAAAGTGAGGAAGTTGATAAAGTAATCGGTCTTGAACTCGGTGCGGATGATTATATAACAAAGCCTTTTAGTGTTCGTGAAGTTCTAGCTAGGGTCAAAGCGACTTTGCGGAGGATGGGTTTTGTTGATCAGGAACAGGCCATCATTAGTTCGACTATTGAATTTGGTGAATTTATCATTGATCTCCGTTCTTTTGAATTGAGGCGTAACGGCTGTGTTATCAATCTTACCTTGCGTGAATTTGAGTTGATAAGTTTTCTTGCCCAGCATCCTGGCGAAGTTTTTACTCGTGAACAGCTTTTGGAAAGAGTTTGGGGTTACGAGTATTACGGTGATGTACGTACCGTTGATGTAACTGTTCGTAGAACGCGCGAAAAAATTGAGGGCGATACTCAAAATAACTATAAATATATTTTAACAAGACGTGGGGTTGGATATTATTTTGAAAATCCCGGTGCTACGGAGTAG
- a CDS encoding sensor histidine kinase — protein MLKLFLSLRLGDFVFGWPFLVVAFLIGLFLGFTVFGVWLLFHRNDSQVSLPADEHLPPANQESGTDGQSNTGDLKPSDFVDIMDDIELGTIVFSSEDIKLYCNKTALNMLGDGINECKNLNEFLSMFGTDNGLLTAYVLGKSLPTAVYSRAGRSFTICIHDMFSNSGGMRIVSLYDITQRENLDKQRTLFVSNVSHELKTPLNTIITYSESLLNWRLKEKTIEEVTGDIQRIYSDGIRMKKLVANLSLLNSLDNKAICPLMTEIDLAHLVKYCCETMQINAKAKDINLDLAVSGTIPLVFAERSSLERIIFNLIENAIKYTPNTGRVSVFLNSLGEEVFLKVIDTGIGIPKESLSLIFNRFYRVDNSGSSVLGGTGLGLSIAKELADLHNGRITVSSASNAGSEFTLYLPVAYKVMEEAIAKRKIGRFGVQLPIIFKLAQDFICEQMGVPNDPSSLAEISDKDAEEFLRQYKIESGGDGVSTAVAKVVPQTDSTIVSDSTRTEGEHNIDSTETRQIELSEIKPSNRGSKDEKCEAPSNAETSTSYENESKDLPNSALGSGGKGADETMVFGVTPVKNHKGDSVNSSGSGSAKVGKVAKVEKVAKISTVSADSTVDKEYRQSSEKSSFHVVVKSAKADKHKNDGEANADCHESEMNHDL, from the coding sequence ATGCTAAAGCTCTTTTTGTCTCTTCGATTGGGTGACTTTGTTTTTGGTTGGCCTTTTTTGGTAGTAGCCTTTTTGATTGGCCTTTTTTTAGGCTTTACTGTATTTGGGGTTTGGCTTCTTTTTCATCGAAATGACAGTCAAGTTTCTTTACCTGCAGATGAACATTTGCCGCCTGCGAATCAGGAATCGGGTACGGATGGTCAAAGTAATACTGGTGATTTAAAGCCTTCCGATTTCGTTGATATTATGGATGATATAGAGTTGGGGACTATTGTTTTTAGCTCTGAAGACATCAAGCTATATTGTAACAAAACCGCACTTAACATGTTGGGTGACGGCATAAATGAATGCAAAAACTTAAACGAGTTTTTATCTATGTTCGGTACGGATAATGGGCTTTTGACTGCTTATGTTTTAGGCAAGAGTCTGCCTACAGCCGTTTATTCGCGAGCCGGCAGAAGTTTTACCATATGCATCCATGATATGTTTTCGAACTCTGGTGGAATGAGAATTGTTTCTCTTTACGATATTACCCAACGTGAAAATCTTGATAAACAGCGCACATTGTTTGTTTCCAATGTTTCTCATGAGCTGAAAACGCCGCTGAATACTATCATAACTTATTCTGAAAGTCTGCTTAATTGGAGACTCAAAGAAAAGACCATAGAAGAGGTGACAGGGGATATTCAGCGAATTTATTCCGATGGAATTCGCATGAAGAAGTTGGTTGCAAACCTTTCATTATTAAATTCCCTTGACAATAAGGCTATTTGTCCGTTGATGACGGAAATAGATCTTGCTCATTTGGTAAAGTATTGTTGTGAAACGATGCAAATAAATGCTAAGGCAAAGGATATAAATCTGGACCTTGCTGTTTCTGGAACTATTCCGTTGGTCTTCGCCGAGCGTTCTTCTTTGGAAAGAATTATTTTCAATTTAATAGAAAATGCTATTAAATATACCCCCAATACCGGAAGGGTAAGCGTATTTTTAAATTCTTTAGGGGAAGAGGTGTTCCTAAAAGTAATTGATACCGGAATAGGTATACCTAAGGAAAGCCTTTCTCTTATTTTTAACAGGTTTTATAGGGTGGACAACAGTGGTTCTTCTGTACTTGGTGGAACTGGTTTGGGTTTGTCTATAGCCAAAGAATTGGCGGATTTGCATAACGGAAGAATTACGGTTAGCAGTGCAAGCAATGCCGGATCGGAATTCACATTATACTTGCCGGTAGCTTACAAGGTTATGGAAGAGGCCATAGCAAAGCGAAAGATTGGACGCTTTGGAGTCCAGTTGCCGATAATATTTAAGCTTGCGCAGGATTTTATTTGTGAACAAATGGGGGTTCCAAATGATCCAAGTTCTCTGGCAGAAATATCTGACAAGGATGCCGAGGAATTTTTGCGTCAGTACAAAATTGAATCTGGCGGTGACGGAGTATCAACGGCAGTGGCAAAAGTTGTACCGCAAACTGATTCAACGATCGTTTCCGATAGCACACGTACTGAGGGAGAACACAATATTGATTCAACTGAAACACGACAGATTGAACTGTCTGAAATAAAGCCGAGTAACCGTGGAAGCAAAGATGAGAAATGTGAGGCTCCCTCCAATGCTGAGACTAGCACTTCTTATGAGAATGAATCAAAAGATTTGCCCAATAGTGCGTTGGGGAGTGGGGGTAAAGGTGCAGATGAAACCATGGTATTCGGTGTTACGCCGGTTAAGAATCATAAAGGCGATTCCGTCAATAGCTCCGGCTCAGGCAGCGCAAAAGTAGGAAAAGTGGCAAAAGTAGAAAAAGTAGCAAAAATATCAACAGTATCAGCGGATTCAACCGTCGATAAGGAATATCGTCAGTCTTCTGAAAAAAGCAGTTTTCATGTTGTTGTGAAATCTGCCAAGGCAGATAAACATAAGAATGATGGTGAAGCAAATGCCGACTGCCATGAGTCTGAAATGAATCACGATTTATGA
- the murA gene encoding UDP-N-acetylglucosamine 1-carboxyvinyltransferase: protein MNNTETYVVTGGTRLHGTVAVSGSKNAALGIVAAAMLLDGPCHIENVPDIADIKVLLDICKGLGAGVSFNAGALDLDPTTINSFEAVNEKTRSIRASYYLQGALLGRFGKVIMSFPGGCDFGTRPIDLHKKGFEAMGAKVTIDDGIFAIEGGSSLRGGSIFFDQVSVGATINLMIAAAKLKGTTTIENAAREPHIVDVANFLNTMGANIKGAGTDTIRIVGVPVLPGNNTYSIIPDQIEAGTFMLAAAMTRGDVIVTNLIPRHMDPLTAKLVEMGIGIEIGESSIRVYSDRRRHINPAVFKTMPYPGFPTDLQPQTVALLCLAEGQSKMYETIWDNRFQYIDELKKMGANITISGKVALISGPAKLTGACVRARDLRAGAAMVLAGLIAQGKTEIYDIHVIQRGYENFVQKLMKLGAKIEHRPAE, encoded by the coding sequence ATGAACAATACAGAGACATATGTTGTGACAGGTGGAACCAGGTTGCATGGTACAGTTGCAGTCAGCGGATCAAAAAATGCAGCGTTGGGAATTGTTGCTGCTGCCATGCTTTTGGACGGTCCGTGTCATATTGAAAACGTGCCAGATATAGCGGATATAAAAGTTTTACTTGATATTTGTAAAGGCTTAGGTGCAGGCGTATCTTTCAATGCCGGAGCATTGGATCTTGATCCGACAACGATAAATTCTTTTGAAGCTGTTAATGAAAAAACGCGTAGTATCCGGGCTTCTTACTACCTGCAAGGTGCTTTGCTTGGTCGGTTCGGTAAAGTAATCATGTCTTTTCCGGGTGGATGTGATTTCGGTACAAGGCCGATTGATCTGCATAAAAAAGGTTTCGAAGCTATGGGAGCCAAGGTTACGATTGACGATGGCATTTTTGCAATTGAAGGTGGCAGCAGTTTGCGCGGAGGCAGCATATTTTTTGATCAGGTAAGCGTTGGAGCTACCATTAATTTGATGATTGCCGCCGCTAAGCTTAAAGGAACGACAACTATAGAAAACGCTGCCCGTGAGCCGCATATCGTAGATGTAGCAAATTTTTTGAACACTATGGGTGCAAATATTAAAGGGGCTGGTACCGATACTATACGTATAGTAGGCGTTCCTGTTTTGCCGGGTAATAACACATACTCAATTATCCCTGATCAGATTGAGGCTGGAACATTTATGTTGGCGGCCGCGATGACCAGAGGTGATGTTATTGTCACTAATTTAATTCCGCGTCACATGGATCCGTTGACAGCAAAGTTGGTTGAAATGGGTATCGGTATTGAGATCGGCGAATCGTCAATACGAGTTTATAGTGATAGGCGGCGGCATATTAATCCTGCAGTCTTTAAGACGATGCCTTATCCCGGTTTCCCTACTGATTTACAACCTCAGACAGTGGCACTGCTGTGTTTGGCGGAAGGTCAGAGCAAGATGTACGAAACTATCTGGGACAATCGTTTTCAATACATTGATGAGCTTAAGAAGATGGGGGCGAATATAACGATTTCAGGCAAAGTTGCTTTGATAAGCGGTCCGGCGAAACTTACCGGCGCTTGCGTCAGAGCGCGTGACTTGCGTGCAGGAGCAGCCATGGTTTTGGCGGGTTTAATAGCTCAAGGGAAAACGGAAATTTATGATATTCACGTCATTCAGCGTGGCTATGAAAATTTTGTTCAGAAATTGATGAAACTTGGTGCGAAAATAGAGCATCGTCCGGCTGAATAG